One Pleurocapsa sp. PCC 7327 DNA segment encodes these proteins:
- a CDS encoding secondary thiamine-phosphate synthase enzyme YjbQ, which yields MNHYQKILSIQTTGKSLHKITHKVEAIVTQSGIKTGLCTLFVRHTSASLVIQENADPDVLKDLANFFARLVPEDPTLYIHNAEGPDDMPAHIRSALTHTSEQIPIARGKLVLGTWQGIYLWEHRQWSHHREVVVHISGK from the coding sequence ATGAATCACTATCAAAAAATTCTCTCAATCCAAACTACGGGAAAATCTCTACATAAAATCACCCATAAAGTAGAAGCGATTGTCACTCAATCGGGAATCAAAACGGGATTGTGTACGCTTTTTGTCCGGCATACTTCTGCTTCTCTAGTGATTCAAGAAAATGCCGATCCCGACGTGTTGAAAGATTTAGCCAACTTTTTTGCTAGATTAGTGCCTGAAGACCCTACGCTTTACATTCATAATGCTGAGGGACCCGACGACATGCCAGCGCATATTCGCTCGGCACTAACCCATACTTCAGAACAGATTCCCATCGCCAGAGGAAAATTAGTTTTAGGGACTTGGCAGGGAATTTATTTATGGGAGCATCGTCAATGGAGCCATCACAGAGAAGTTGTAGTACATATTAGCGGAAAATGA
- a CDS encoding UDP-N-acetylmuramoyl-L-alanyl-D-glutamate--2,6-diaminopimelate ligase, whose translation MKLRDLLAKVSGISQIPEHPALDKEVKGISTNSHACQLGDLFIGMPGTRVDGGEFWQSALEAGAIAALISPQSAAKYPPTPNACVIQVADPVSACADLSAAFYGYPSQQLRMVGVTGTNGKTTITHLIEFFFNQSQLPTALLGTLYTRWAGFQQTAVHTTPFAAQLQAQLAAARDAGNQYAVMEVSSHALAQGRVKGCSFDVGVFTNLTQDHLDFHKDMEDYFSAKALLFSPDYLKGRAIANLDDSYGKRLIEALDSDKVWSYSVSNPAADFYTAQLNYESTGVSGVMHTPVGQISFRSPLVGQFNLSNLLAAVAAVLHLGLNLEIVIEQLLKFPGVPGRMERVQISENQDIGVIVDYAHTPDSLENLLKAARPFISGKMICVFGCGGDRDRTKRPIMGKIAAELADVAVVTSDNPRTEDPKRILQDIVAGIPASVKPIVICDRATAIHQAIQDAKPGDGVVIAGKGHEDYQILGTEKIHFDDREQAREALSIRLG comes from the coding sequence ATGAAGCTGCGCGATTTGTTAGCCAAGGTTTCCGGTATCTCTCAGATTCCCGAACACCCTGCACTAGATAAAGAAGTAAAAGGAATTAGTACCAACTCCCATGCTTGTCAGCTTGGAGATTTATTTATTGGCATGCCAGGAACGCGGGTAGATGGGGGAGAATTCTGGCAGAGTGCCTTAGAAGCCGGTGCGATCGCGGCATTAATTAGCCCTCAATCAGCCGCTAAATACCCGCCTACACCTAATGCTTGCGTCATCCAAGTCGCCGATCCGGTTTCTGCTTGTGCGGACCTATCGGCAGCTTTCTACGGTTATCCTTCCCAGCAATTAAGAATGGTTGGCGTGACGGGAACCAATGGCAAAACCACAATCACCCATCTCATCGAATTTTTCTTCAATCAGTCTCAATTGCCGACTGCTCTTCTGGGAACCCTATATACTCGGTGGGCGGGTTTTCAACAAACTGCGGTTCATACCACGCCTTTTGCTGCCCAACTGCAAGCACAACTTGCTGCCGCTAGGGATGCAGGAAATCAATATGCAGTCATGGAAGTCAGTTCTCACGCACTAGCACAAGGTCGCGTGAAAGGGTGTTCGTTTGACGTGGGCGTGTTTACCAACCTCACTCAAGATCATCTAGACTTCCATAAAGACATGGAAGATTATTTTTCTGCCAAAGCATTGTTATTTAGCCCCGATTATCTTAAAGGTCGAGCGATCGCTAACCTGGATGACTCCTATGGCAAGCGTTTGATAGAAGCGCTAGATTCGGACAAGGTTTGGAGTTATAGCGTTAGCAATCCTGCTGCTGATTTTTACACCGCACAACTCAATTATGAATCTACAGGTGTAAGCGGGGTCATGCATACCCCAGTAGGTCAAATCTCTTTTCGATCGCCCTTAGTCGGTCAATTTAATTTATCCAATCTTCTCGCTGCTGTCGCGGCAGTCCTGCACCTCGGTTTGAACTTAGAAATCGTTATCGAACAGTTACTCAAGTTTCCTGGCGTTCCCGGACGAATGGAGAGGGTACAAATTAGCGAGAACCAGGATATTGGCGTTATCGTCGATTATGCCCATACGCCCGATAGTTTGGAGAATTTACTCAAAGCAGCACGACCTTTTATTTCAGGAAAGATGATTTGCGTGTTCGGTTGTGGGGGCGATCGCGATCGCACTAAGCGTCCTATTATGGGGAAAATTGCCGCAGAACTTGCCGATGTCGCGGTTGTTACCTCAGATAATCCCCGTACCGAAGACCCGAAACGGATTTTGCAAGATATCGTGGCAGGCATTCCTGCATCGGTTAAACCGATAGTAATTTGCGATCGCGCTACGGCGATTCATCAAGCGATTCAGGATGCCAAACCAGGCGACGGAGTAGTTATTGCCGGAAAAGGTCACGAAGATTATCAAATTCTCGGCACGGAAAAAATTCATTTCGACGACCGAGAACAAGCAAGAGAAGCTTTGTCTATAAGATTGGGCTAG
- a CDS encoding TRAP transporter substrate-binding protein, with the protein MSIQSVRRKLLKLIPAGAVGALVAACSGAVQNGQNKPAQTTQSTTNSPATGETITLRMQSSWPTKDIFHEIFLDWGKKVEVMSGGRLKINILPAGSVASATQLIEAVDKGTLDGGHAFPAYWFGLNKAASLFGTGPSFGMDAEMMLGWIHYGGGQELYNELLQTKLKKNVISFFHGPVPTQPLGWFKQQVKAPEDFKGLKYRTAGIALDVFKDMGAASQFIPGGEIVSSLERGVIDAAEFSNPSSDEGLGFPDVRKVLMLQSYHQPVEMLELQMNKSKYDSLPPDLQAIIKYATMAQSADFTWKMMDRNSKDLETIEKNGVKVFITPKSVLEAQLQAWDKVIAKESADPFFKKVIDSQRAWAKRVASSRLEIMVENKTAYDHFFKEAQA; encoded by the coding sequence ATGTCTATTCAATCAGTTCGCCGAAAATTATTGAAGCTAATTCCAGCAGGTGCAGTAGGTGCTCTTGTAGCAGCGTGCAGTGGTGCCGTACAAAACGGGCAAAATAAACCTGCTCAAACCACTCAATCGACTACAAATAGTCCTGCAACCGGAGAAACTATTACTTTGAGGATGCAAAGTAGCTGGCCAACTAAAGATATCTTCCACGAAATCTTCCTCGATTGGGGCAAGAAAGTTGAGGTAATGTCTGGTGGACGGCTAAAAATTAACATCCTACCAGCAGGATCGGTTGCCAGTGCCACTCAGTTGATAGAAGCAGTAGATAAAGGAACCTTAGATGGCGGACATGCCTTCCCAGCCTATTGGTTTGGCTTAAATAAGGCGGCAAGCTTATTTGGAACGGGTCCCTCTTTTGGGATGGATGCCGAGATGATGCTGGGGTGGATTCACTATGGCGGCGGTCAAGAGCTGTACAACGAGCTGCTCCAGACAAAACTTAAAAAGAACGTTATTTCCTTTTTCCACGGGCCCGTACCAACTCAACCCTTGGGTTGGTTTAAGCAACAGGTTAAAGCACCAGAGGATTTCAAAGGCTTGAAGTATCGTACCGCTGGAATTGCTCTCGACGTTTTTAAGGATATGGGAGCCGCATCCCAGTTTATTCCAGGCGGTGAAATTGTTTCCAGCCTAGAGCGGGGAGTAATTGACGCAGCCGAGTTCAGCAATCCCTCTTCCGATGAAGGACTGGGATTTCCAGACGTTCGCAAAGTCTTGATGTTACAGTCCTATCACCAACCCGTTGAGATGCTGGAACTTCAGATGAACAAGAGCAAGTACGACAGCCTGCCGCCGGACTTACAAGCCATTATCAAGTATGCCACCATGGCTCAATCTGCCGACTTTACCTGGAAGATGATGGATCGCAATAGCAAAGACCTCGAAACAATTGAGAAGAATGGCGTTAAAGTCTTTATAACTCCTAAATCGGTTTTGGAGGCTCAACTCCAAGCCTGGGATAAAGTAATTGCAAAAGAATCAGCCGATCCCTTCTTCAAGAAAGTCATTGATTCTCAACGGGCTTGGGCTAAGCGAGTTGCATCCAGTCGCCTAGAAATTATGGTTGAGAACAAAACTGCTTACGATCATTTCTTTAAAGAAGCGCAAGCGTAG
- a CDS encoding TRAP transporter small permease subunit, with translation MRPFLFWIDRLNTWIGKIFSWLILTLTVVTAYSVIARYVFRVPLDWSVDSSYIMYGTFIMMGGAYTLARNGHVRGDMFHRSLPVRAQAALDLALYFLFFIPGVLALVWYGFDFAADSWSIQEKSSVTTVGTPIYPFKTVIPVAGILLLLQGIAEIIRCIQALRTGAWPERLADVEETESKLTKESQL, from the coding sequence GTGAGACCCTTTTTATTTTGGATCGATCGCTTGAATACCTGGATTGGGAAAATCTTCTCTTGGTTGATTTTGACTTTGACAGTCGTGACTGCCTACAGTGTCATTGCCCGTTACGTCTTTAGGGTGCCGCTAGACTGGTCGGTAGATTCGAGCTACATCATGTACGGCACCTTTATCATGATGGGTGGAGCCTACACGTTGGCTCGCAACGGTCACGTCAGAGGAGATATGTTTCACCGCAGCCTGCCCGTGCGAGCGCAAGCCGCTTTGGATTTAGCGCTCTATTTCCTGTTCTTCATCCCCGGCGTTCTAGCGCTGGTCTGGTATGGATTCGACTTTGCCGCAGATTCCTGGAGCATTCAGGAAAAGTCTAGCGTCACGACGGTGGGAACGCCTATCTATCCCTTTAAGACGGTTATCCCGGTGGCTGGCATTTTACTGCTTCTTCAGGGCATTGCGGAAATTATTCGCTGCATTCAAGCTCTGAGGACGGGCGCTTGGCCCGAACGCCTCGCCGATGTTGAGGAAACGGAAAGCAAATTGACCAAGGAGAGCCAGCTATGA
- a CDS encoding glutaredoxin family protein: MQLILYSKPSCHLCEGLLEKLQQVKAIAFELEVRDITTRPEWFEAYQYEVPVLCQNLSGVEKPLPRPSPRASVQQLEQLLQKYLSPES, translated from the coding sequence ATGCAGTTAATCTTATATAGCAAACCCAGTTGTCATCTATGTGAAGGGCTGCTGGAAAAGTTACAACAGGTAAAAGCGATCGCTTTTGAACTAGAGGTGCGAGATATTACCACTCGCCCAGAATGGTTCGAGGCATACCAATATGAAGTTCCCGTGTTGTGTCAAAATCTTTCAGGGGTCGAAAAACCGCTGCCCCGACCTTCTCCTCGCGCTTCCGTGCAACAATTGGAGCAATTGTTACAAAAATATTTATCGCCAGAGTCATAA
- a CDS encoding NINE protein: MKFVGKLLNQPKSRQVAVILALLATVLPIPIAGVHKFYLGQPLWGVIYLLLWSTPIPRIASAIDAVWYLVQDSEQFNCQFNNQPIASTNLGGFAPSQIGAVAEALRELDRLREDGLVSEYEFEQKRRQLLDRIA; encoded by the coding sequence ATGAAATTTGTCGGGAAACTACTCAACCAGCCTAAGAGTCGCCAAGTCGCCGTTATCCTGGCACTATTAGCGACAGTTTTGCCAATACCGATCGCGGGAGTGCATAAATTTTATCTAGGACAGCCGCTATGGGGAGTAATTTATCTTCTGTTATGGAGTACGCCAATTCCGCGAATTGCCAGTGCGATCGATGCGGTATGGTATTTAGTGCAAGATTCAGAGCAATTTAATTGTCAGTTCAATAACCAGCCCATCGCTAGCACTAATTTAGGCGGATTCGCTCCTTCGCAAATCGGCGCAGTTGCCGAAGCGTTGCGGGAACTCGATCGCCTGCGCGAAGATGGATTAGTATCGGAATACGAATTTGAACAAAAACGCCGCCAACTGCTCGATCGCATTGCATGA
- a CDS encoding ComEA family DNA-binding protein produces the protein MKWLNPNWQKIRAKILSDPYYRFQSLEEVVVAIELGIQIDANHASVDDWLRLPGISIHQARTLAELTSMGVQFLCLEDIAAAINVPVQRLQPLKPILYFGYCDPESLLTPRRINPNTASTEQLEQIPCLEPSLAELIIQNRQENGVYRNLADLQRRLVLDSRLISQLMHYFQF, from the coding sequence ATGAAATGGCTGAACCCGAATTGGCAAAAAATCCGCGCTAAAATTTTGAGCGATCCCTACTATCGCTTTCAATCTCTCGAAGAAGTTGTGGTCGCGATCGAACTTGGCATTCAAATCGATGCTAACCATGCCAGCGTCGATGATTGGCTCAGATTGCCTGGTATTTCTATCCACCAAGCACGAACGTTAGCAGAACTGACGAGCATGGGAGTTCAGTTTCTCTGCCTAGAAGATATTGCCGCAGCTATTAACGTACCCGTACAACGTCTCCAACCCCTCAAACCTATCTTATACTTCGGCTATTGCGATCCGGAAAGTCTCTTAACTCCTAGGCGCATCAATCCCAATACTGCCTCGACAGAACAACTCGAGCAAATTCCCTGTCTCGAACCTTCTTTAGCTGAATTAATCATTCAAAATCGACAAGAAAATGGCGTTTATCGCAATTTAGCCGATCTACAGCGCCGACTTGTTTTAGATAGTCGATTAATCTCTCAATTAATGCACTACTTCCAGTTCTAA
- a CDS encoding TRAP transporter large permease subunit has translation MSQEVLGVIMLIVMVLAILLGFPTAFTLMGLGVIFGFIGAGPLVFELLVQRTYGVMTNDVLLAIPLFIFMGYIIERAGILDDLFRSIQLVMGPIRGSLAIATLLTCTIFATATGIVGAAVTLMGLLALPAMLRANYEVKFSTGIIAAGGTLGILIPPSVLLILYGATAGVSVPKLYAGAFIPGLLLSLSYLIYLLVRVYTNPNLGPALPKEERTVPLPKLLRMLATSFLPITVLILSVLGAILFGIATPTEAAAVGAIGGLVLAAFHRQLTFQNLKESVYLSMRSSAMVCWLFIGSSIFAAVFALLGGSSAIEQFVTGLGLPPTLFLIVVLIIIFLLGWPLEWTEIIVIFMPIFLPLLDRFDIDPLMFGILNALNLQTSFLSPPVAMSAFYLKGVAPKHITINQIFAGMYPYMALQLAVMLLVMIFPNLVYFLPNLLFE, from the coding sequence ATGAGTCAAGAAGTTCTCGGCGTTATCATGCTGATCGTAATGGTATTGGCGATTTTGCTGGGTTTTCCTACCGCTTTTACCCTCATGGGCTTAGGCGTGATTTTTGGCTTCATCGGCGCTGGACCGCTCGTGTTCGAGCTTTTGGTACAGCGTACCTATGGAGTTATGACCAACGATGTTTTGCTTGCGATCCCGCTGTTTATCTTCATGGGTTACATTATCGAGCGGGCTGGCATCTTGGATGACTTATTCAGAAGCATTCAGCTTGTGATGGGACCGATTCGGGGATCGCTTGCGATCGCAACCTTGCTGACTTGCACGATTTTTGCGACGGCGACTGGCATCGTCGGCGCTGCCGTTACTCTGATGGGCTTGCTGGCGCTACCCGCAATGCTGCGTGCCAACTATGAGGTTAAATTCTCCACGGGGATCATTGCCGCCGGGGGAACGTTGGGAATTTTGATTCCTCCTAGCGTCTTGTTGATTCTCTACGGAGCTACGGCGGGCGTTTCCGTGCCCAAACTCTATGCGGGAGCGTTCATTCCCGGTTTATTGTTGTCGCTATCTTACTTAATCTATCTATTGGTTCGAGTCTACACGAACCCCAACTTGGGACCAGCGCTCCCTAAAGAAGAGCGCACCGTTCCCCTGCCGAAGCTCTTGCGGATGTTAGCTACCTCCTTCTTGCCAATTACAGTCCTGATCTTGTCTGTTTTAGGGGCAATTCTCTTCGGGATCGCCACGCCCACCGAAGCGGCTGCCGTAGGTGCGATTGGTGGCTTAGTGCTAGCAGCTTTCCATCGCCAGCTAACCTTTCAAAATCTCAAAGAATCCGTCTATTTGAGCATGCGTTCTTCGGCAATGGTTTGCTGGTTATTTATCGGTTCTAGCATCTTTGCCGCCGTGTTTGCTTTGTTGGGCGGTTCGAGCGCGATCGAGCAGTTTGTAACGGGGTTGGGCTTACCGCCAACCTTATTTCTGATCGTCGTCTTGATTATTATTTTCCTACTAGGTTGGCCCCTGGAATGGACGGAAATTATTGTAATTTTCATGCCTATCTTTTTGCCCTTGCTAGATCGGTTCGATATCGATCCGCTGATGTTTGGGATTTTGAACGCACTGAATCTACAAACCTCTTTTTTATCCCCACCTGTGGCCATGTCAGCTTTTTATCTTAAGGGAGTTGCCCCGAAACACATTACGATTAATCAGATCTTTGCTGGCATGTATCCCTACATGGCTCTACAGTTGGCAGTCATGCTTCTAGTGATGATTTTTCCCAATTTAGTCTATTTTCTGCCAAATTTACTGTTTGAGTGA
- a CDS encoding RidA family protein: MNDRRIIRTDNAPAPVGPYNQAIAASGQMLFVAGQIPLDPQTGDIVGAGDVAKQTQQVMANLEAILKAAGASWEDVVKTTVFLTDLQNFAAMNQVYGGYFSKGNAPARACVEVSRLPKDVLVEIECIAVVGTR, translated from the coding sequence ATGAACGATCGCAGAATTATTCGCACCGATAACGCACCCGCACCCGTTGGTCCCTACAATCAGGCAATCGCAGCTAGCGGTCAAATGCTGTTTGTAGCAGGACAAATTCCCCTCGATCCTCAAACTGGAGACATTGTAGGAGCGGGAGATGTCGCCAAGCAAACGCAACAAGTAATGGCAAACCTGGAAGCCATTCTCAAAGCAGCGGGTGCCAGTTGGGAAGATGTAGTGAAAACGACCGTCTTCCTGACCGACTTACAGAATTTTGCCGCCATGAATCAAGTTTATGGCGGGTACTTCAGCAAAGGCAATGCCCCCGCACGTGCCTGCGTCGAGGTTTCTCGCTTACCTAAAGATGTTTTGGTAGAAATCGAGTGCATCGCCGTTGTCGGGACTCGATGA